In a genomic window of Xenopus laevis strain J_2021 chromosome 5S, Xenopus_laevis_v10.1, whole genome shotgun sequence:
- the c2orf50.S gene encoding uncharacterized protein C2orf50 homolog → MGSRHDTIQRSTSAGYRLPDRRTAQQLASTSSVSFNKSVTGAQPTSQPSTKEKENRCWEDTVRHDQVWREFVEAERRGGKRWHENWGFLKEYDSLGNKKEVEELPKEVPLFSDRIPNTTNQTIGSRMNTELGKTLVYMNYFLTGGNQKKKLGSELLPS, encoded by the exons ATGGGCAGCCGGCACGACACTATACAAAGGAGCACCTCAGCGGGGTACAGACTGCCAGACAGACGGACGGCACAGCAACTTGCCTCAACCTCCTCTGTCTCCTTTAACAAGTCTGTTACAGGGGCCCAGCCCACCTCTCAGCCGAGTACCAAAGAGAAGGAGAATCGCTGCTGGGAGGATACAGTGAGGCACGACCAAGTTTGGCGGGAATTTGTGGAAGCTGAGAGAAGAGGCGGGAAACGCTG GCATGAGAACTGGGGGTTCCTGAAAGAGTATGATTCCCTG GGAAATAAGAAGGAAGTGGAAGAGTTACCAAAAGAAGTGCCTCTTTTTTCTGACCGAATACCCAACACCACAAACCAGACTATTGGGAGTCGGATGAACACGGAGCTGGGGAAGACTCTGGTCTATATGAATTATTTTCTCACAGGGGGAAACCAAAAGAAGAAGCTTGGAAGTGAACTGCTGCCCAGCTAG